From Streptomyces sp. NBC_00690, a single genomic window includes:
- a CDS encoding DUF4097 family beta strand repeat-containing protein, translated as MAVSTWEVKEPQKLAFDGPVTALKVRVVNGAVNVVGTDGDSARLEVTQLDGPALKVTQEGSTLTIAYEDLPWHNWLKWLDRKGWHRDAVVSLAVPLGATVEVGVVGAGAVISGVQGATSVRSVHGDATLVRLAGDVVAETVSGNLETQGVTGRLRYQSVSGHLTVIEGGAGSRVRANTVSGDMLVDLAAHDDGTAVPTDVSLTTVSGEVAIRLPHPADAQVDANTASGAVSNAFEDLRVSGQWGAKKITGTLGSGTGKLKATTMSGSIALLRRPSEASEAPADPPPTASADDADPTDTGKVF; from the coding sequence ATGGCGGTGTCGACGTGGGAGGTCAAGGAGCCGCAGAAGCTCGCCTTTGACGGGCCCGTGACCGCACTCAAAGTGCGGGTCGTCAATGGAGCGGTCAATGTCGTGGGGACGGACGGCGACTCGGCCCGGCTGGAGGTCACCCAGCTCGACGGACCCGCGCTGAAGGTGACCCAGGAGGGCTCCACCCTCACCATCGCCTACGAGGACCTGCCCTGGCACAACTGGCTCAAGTGGCTCGACCGCAAGGGCTGGCACCGTGACGCCGTCGTCTCGCTCGCGGTGCCGCTCGGCGCCACCGTGGAGGTCGGGGTGGTCGGCGCGGGAGCGGTGATCTCCGGTGTCCAGGGTGCGACCTCCGTCCGCAGCGTCCACGGGGACGCCACCCTCGTCCGACTCGCGGGCGACGTCGTGGCCGAGACCGTATCGGGCAATCTGGAGACCCAGGGCGTCACCGGCCGACTGCGCTACCAGTCCGTGTCAGGTCATCTGACCGTCATCGAAGGCGGAGCCGGCTCCCGGGTACGGGCCAACACGGTCAGCGGGGACATGCTGGTGGACCTCGCCGCACACGACGACGGTACGGCGGTCCCGACCGACGTCAGCCTGACGACGGTCTCCGGGGAAGTGGCGATCAGGCTGCCGCACCCCGCTGACGCCCAGGTGGATGCCAACACGGCCAGCGGTGCGGTCTCCAACGCCTTCGAGGACCTCCGGGTCAGCGGGCAGTGGGGCGCCAAGAAGATCACCGGCACCTTGGGCTCGGGGACGGGCAAGCTCAAGGCGACCACCATGTCAGGCTCCATCGCCCTGCTCCGCAGGCCGTCCGAGGCATCCGAAGCCCCCGCGGACCCACCTCCCACCGCGAGCGCGGATGACGCTGACCCCACCGACACCGGAAAGGTGTTCTGA
- a CDS encoding CU044_2847 family protein yields the protein MNGRIQQIELPGGAVVHARLSAPGGGYWEDEEDVGVGEQAVARVRQLRELIAGIGDSVLQAAAAAGPDEASVTFGIELTAKSGAALAVLATGESKASVQVSLTWYLHGQQPGHPHGRFPGPGHPDAPPGPSPSPFPSPSPSPSPGSDGQGTPVPPPAAPPQPPNAPPQRSDPVPAPPRHPPAPTTPISPPCPPTVT from the coding sequence GTGAACGGACGCATCCAACAGATCGAACTGCCCGGGGGGGCCGTCGTGCACGCCCGGCTGTCCGCTCCCGGAGGGGGGTACTGGGAGGACGAGGAGGACGTGGGCGTGGGGGAGCAGGCCGTCGCCCGGGTCCGGCAGCTGCGGGAGCTGATAGCCGGCATCGGCGACTCGGTCCTCCAGGCGGCAGCCGCCGCCGGCCCGGACGAGGCGAGCGTCACCTTCGGGATCGAGCTGACTGCCAAGTCCGGAGCGGCACTGGCCGTCCTGGCCACCGGGGAGAGCAAGGCGTCGGTCCAGGTCTCCTTGACGTGGTACCTCCACGGTCAGCAACCCGGCCACCCCCACGGGCGGTTTCCGGGGCCGGGCCACCCGGACGCACCCCCCGGCCCGTCCCCGTCCCCGTTCCCGTCTCCTTCGCCTTCGCCTTCGCCCGGCTCGGACGGGCAGGGCACACCCGTCCCGCCTCCCGCCGCACCGCCACAGCCGCCGAACGCCCCACCCCAGCGGTCCGATCCCGTACCGGCACCGCCCCGACACCCGCCCGCCCCCACCACTCCCATCAGCCCCCCATGTCCCCCCACGGTCACGTGA
- a CDS encoding AAA family ATPase encodes MDDWLIYRGTGAPDPDRIASLPPPPPWRAFCGEPLPDAAPPIEASSLRRLGNRIETPPAQDAEALQLINAALYLRRPLLVTGEPGSGKSTLAHSIAYELGLGRVLQWPIVSRTELTDGLYTYDAIGRLHDAQLAERHDPSHSDDIGRYIRLGPLGTALLPATRPRVLLIDELDKSDIDLPNDLLNVVEEGEFALPELERIADRPGHDEVRVLTDDGRRVPVHGGRVRCHAFPLVVMTSNGERDFPAPLLRRCIRLHLDPPRDERLAAMVQAHFGSGSDERNLDLIGHFTSEDGDGELRPTDQLLNAIYLTQHTVRTEPGRREEIADLLMRPLDTRHG; translated from the coding sequence ATGGACGACTGGCTGATCTACCGGGGCACGGGAGCCCCCGACCCCGACCGCATTGCGTCGCTCCCCCCGCCCCCGCCCTGGCGCGCCTTCTGCGGCGAGCCGCTACCGGATGCCGCGCCCCCCATCGAAGCCTCCTCGCTCCGACGGCTGGGCAACCGCATCGAGACACCCCCCGCGCAGGACGCCGAAGCGCTCCAACTGATCAACGCCGCCCTCTATCTGCGCCGCCCCCTCCTAGTCACCGGCGAACCCGGCTCGGGGAAGTCCACCCTCGCCCACTCCATCGCCTACGAACTCGGCCTCGGTCGCGTCCTCCAATGGCCCATCGTCAGCCGCACCGAACTCACGGACGGCCTCTACACCTACGACGCCATCGGCCGCCTCCACGATGCCCAACTCGCCGAACGCCACGACCCCTCGCACAGCGACGACATCGGGCGGTACATCAGACTCGGGCCGCTCGGTACCGCGCTCCTGCCCGCGACCCGACCCCGCGTCCTGCTCATCGACGAACTCGACAAGAGCGACATCGACCTCCCCAACGATCTGCTCAATGTGGTGGAGGAGGGCGAGTTCGCCCTGCCCGAACTGGAACGGATCGCCGACAGGCCCGGCCACGACGAGGTCCGCGTGCTCACCGACGACGGCCGCCGCGTCCCCGTGCACGGCGGACGGGTGCGCTGCCACGCCTTTCCCCTGGTGGTGATGACGAGCAACGGCGAACGGGACTTCCCCGCCCCCTTGCTGCGCCGCTGCATCCGACTCCACCTCGACCCGCCGCGCGACGAACGACTGGCCGCCATGGTGCAGGCCCACTTCGGCTCGGGCTCGGACGAACGCAACCTCGATCTGATCGGCCACTTCACCAGCGAGGACGGCGACGGCGAACTACGCCCCACCGACCAGCTCCTGAACGCCATCTACCTCACCCAGCACACGGTGCGCACGGAGCCCGGACGCCGTGAGGAGATCGCCGACCTCCTGATGCGGCCCCTCGACACCAGGCACGGGTGA
- a CDS encoding SAV_2336 N-terminal domain-related protein, with product MGPSRRSRDPAPPPHPRGTPAPDADPPADGVRSPDTLHTVLTALATRLRAADLAPTAKELADALWLARHTPAIGLRPFPAVPPPDRPDDRPAATEPGVPPATDAHGADEDCRAAGCTAEPQPSRTTSLYGPAPVESTPTTPASEARRRISVPHPAVLPDPLALERSLRPLQRYRPPTRPERRALDETATAERAADTGLVVPVFAARRRREAHLALVMDDSSSTVVWRGAFEELRQICERAGAFRDITVHHIDPHAPLPADLSDPSGRRLTLVLSDCVGPLWRSGRIQQLLHTWAATAPVAVVQPLPQRMWARTHLPARPGVLRRREGPAGRMEFTARGAARALVPPAGAIPIPVLAPRRSSFEAWTRLVTGATGQTLPAAAALVLRRHPPAPERPRTAGDLVPAERVRAFRKHASPAAAQLAVYLAAVPLMLPVMQLVQRAMLVRSGPDVLAEVLLSGLLRRDDSGPTEAEGGPAYAFLDGVRDELLGQLGASSAALVLKHCSDYIEARYGRTVRNFPALAAAFLAGAVPAPTPVDPAALSRLADQDGPGLWAFAQVSTQVLRRLGTPPPSTVPDSLTHNGPAALVAKARAAYTHFGEHGTVRDLDTAIRLLGSATQEERRTTERAALFEELGEALLRRWLVRPLPEDLIAALDAAQSAISDGPPRAHLTLARVLHAMAEEVATGRLDSKLVPEWVWVQAGASDEPARRMQSVAAVLLSAADSSLAELTVPPERYDRRYEDIAVAAATTRIRVLRRLAALGAPHGTRPPAAPQDPATTTGGPPSRSRREDLPQTARQPQATPGEWFTATLWIAVGVVQRLLDRAADTQETYPDGDTELPSSERREPALLLRGGLLLDLARHHRGDGPVRPTAVDPATAREYAERAGEDLHAGIDGMDWDAVDGRELCRAWLDYADAIELAADLLDDDARLRILQALDQARRAVGRDERARAGILLRMARLLEQRYLSTGSWAHRDSAVAAWTEALPLLARRDPARPAVLTSLGRQLTERGVDKDTADDVHAAVRALRTAIEATGPADPELPRRRALLGQAYIERFRADGKPADLQLADWALGAAARTVDDPELAAYAWWYRALCSALLARHADSPTRLQSAVDYCHRAQRGPTGLLETAVMTQWARAGRLERTSGPERALNEHRAVLALLSAAGIKTGTGLLRREVARLEAAAR from the coding sequence ATGGGCCCATCCCGAAGGTCCCGGGACCCCGCGCCGCCTCCCCACCCCCGAGGCACCCCGGCTCCGGACGCGGACCCGCCTGCGGACGGGGTGCGGTCGCCGGACACCCTGCACACCGTTCTGACCGCCCTGGCCACCAGGCTCCGCGCAGCGGACCTCGCCCCCACCGCGAAGGAACTCGCCGACGCGCTGTGGCTCGCCCGCCACACCCCCGCCATCGGGCTCCGTCCGTTCCCCGCCGTCCCTCCGCCCGACCGTCCGGACGACCGCCCCGCGGCCACCGAACCCGGGGTGCCCCCGGCGACGGACGCCCATGGCGCGGACGAAGACTGCCGTGCAGCGGGATGCACCGCCGAGCCCCAGCCCTCCCGCACCACCAGCCTCTACGGCCCCGCGCCTGTGGAGAGCACCCCGACCACCCCGGCCAGTGAGGCACGACGTCGGATATCCGTCCCCCATCCCGCGGTCCTGCCCGACCCGCTGGCCCTGGAACGCTCACTGCGCCCCCTCCAGCGCTACCGTCCGCCCACCCGCCCGGAGCGCCGTGCGCTCGACGAGACCGCCACCGCCGAGCGCGCCGCCGACACCGGGCTCGTCGTCCCCGTGTTCGCCGCCCGACGCAGGCGCGAGGCCCACCTCGCCCTCGTCATGGACGACTCCAGCTCCACGGTCGTGTGGCGCGGCGCCTTCGAGGAGCTCCGGCAGATCTGCGAACGCGCCGGCGCCTTCCGTGACATCACCGTCCACCACATCGATCCGCACGCCCCCCTGCCCGCCGATCTCTCGGACCCCTCGGGCCGCAGACTCACCCTGGTGCTCAGCGACTGCGTCGGCCCCCTGTGGCGCAGCGGGCGCATCCAACAGCTCCTCCACACCTGGGCGGCGACCGCGCCCGTCGCCGTCGTCCAACCGCTGCCCCAACGGATGTGGGCACGCACCCACCTCCCGGCCCGCCCCGGAGTGCTACGGCGGCGCGAGGGGCCCGCGGGTCGGATGGAGTTCACCGCACGGGGCGCCGCCCGCGCCCTCGTCCCTCCCGCGGGCGCCATCCCCATCCCCGTGCTCGCCCCGCGCCGCTCGTCGTTCGAGGCTTGGACCCGGCTGGTCACCGGAGCCACCGGGCAGACCCTGCCGGCCGCCGCGGCCCTGGTCCTGCGGCGCCACCCGCCCGCTCCGGAGCGCCCCCGTACCGCGGGCGACCTCGTACCCGCCGAACGCGTACGGGCCTTTCGCAAGCACGCCTCGCCGGCCGCCGCGCAACTCGCCGTCTATCTGGCCGCCGTCCCCCTGATGCTGCCGGTGATGCAACTCGTCCAGCGCGCCATGCTCGTGCGCAGCGGCCCGGACGTCCTGGCCGAAGTGCTGCTCAGCGGACTGCTGCGGCGCGATGACAGTGGCCCCACCGAAGCCGAGGGCGGCCCCGCGTACGCCTTCCTCGACGGCGTACGGGACGAACTGCTGGGCCAACTCGGCGCCAGCAGCGCAGCCCTGGTGCTCAAGCACTGCTCCGACTACATCGAGGCGCGCTACGGACGGACCGTACGCAACTTCCCGGCGCTCGCGGCGGCCTTCCTCGCCGGCGCGGTACCCGCACCCACCCCGGTCGACCCGGCGGCCCTGTCCCGGCTCGCCGACCAGGACGGCCCGGGCCTCTGGGCCTTCGCCCAGGTCTCCACGCAGGTCCTGCGCCGCCTCGGCACCCCACCGCCCTCGACGGTCCCCGACAGCCTGACCCACAACGGCCCGGCCGCCCTGGTCGCCAAGGCCCGCGCCGCCTACACCCACTTCGGCGAGCATGGCACCGTACGCGATCTGGACACCGCGATCCGACTGCTCGGCTCCGCCACCCAGGAGGAACGACGCACCACCGAACGGGCCGCGCTCTTCGAGGAACTCGGCGAGGCCCTGTTGCGGCGCTGGCTGGTCCGGCCACTGCCGGAAGACCTCATCGCCGCCCTGGACGCCGCCCAGAGCGCCATCTCCGACGGTCCCCCGAGGGCGCATCTCACCCTCGCCCGGGTGCTGCACGCCATGGCGGAGGAGGTGGCGACGGGACGCCTCGACTCCAAGCTCGTACCGGAGTGGGTCTGGGTCCAGGCCGGAGCGTCCGACGAGCCCGCCCGGCGCATGCAGTCGGTGGCCGCGGTGCTGCTCTCCGCCGCCGACAGCAGCCTGGCCGAACTGACCGTGCCCCCCGAGCGCTACGACCGCCGCTATGAGGACATCGCGGTGGCCGCGGCGACCACCCGCATCCGCGTCCTGCGCCGGCTCGCCGCCCTGGGCGCACCGCACGGCACACGACCCCCCGCGGCGCCGCAGGACCCCGCCACGACGACTGGCGGGCCGCCGTCCCGATCCCGCCGTGAGGACCTGCCCCAGACGGCCAGACAGCCGCAGGCCACCCCGGGGGAGTGGTTCACCGCCACCCTGTGGATCGCCGTCGGTGTCGTCCAACGGCTCCTCGACCGGGCCGCCGACACCCAGGAGACCTATCCCGACGGCGATACCGAACTCCCGTCGTCCGAGCGTCGCGAACCCGCACTGCTGCTGCGCGGCGGGCTCCTCCTCGACCTCGCCCGCCACCACCGCGGCGACGGCCCCGTACGACCGACGGCCGTGGACCCGGCGACCGCCCGTGAGTACGCGGAACGAGCGGGCGAGGACCTCCACGCCGGCATCGACGGCATGGACTGGGACGCCGTCGACGGGCGCGAGCTGTGCCGGGCCTGGTTGGACTACGCCGACGCCATCGAACTCGCCGCCGACCTCCTCGACGACGACGCCAGACTGCGCATCCTCCAGGCCCTCGACCAGGCCCGCCGCGCCGTCGGCCGGGACGAGCGGGCACGGGCCGGCATCCTGTTGCGCATGGCCAGGCTGTTGGAGCAGCGCTACCTCTCCACCGGCAGTTGGGCCCACCGCGACTCGGCCGTCGCTGCCTGGACCGAGGCCCTGCCCCTGCTGGCCCGGCGCGATCCGGCCCGGCCTGCCGTCCTCACCTCCCTCGGACGACAGTTGACGGAACGGGGCGTCGACAAGGACACGGCCGACGACGTCCACGCCGCGGTACGGGCCCTGCGCACCGCGATCGAGGCCACCGGACCGGCCGACCCCGAGCTACCGCGGCGGCGAGCGCTGCTGGGACAGGCGTACATCGAGCGTTTCCGCGCCGACGGGAAGCCCGCCGACCTCCAGTTGGCGGACTGGGCGCTCGGCGCAGCCGCCCGTACCGTCGACGATCCGGAACTGGCCGCGTACGCCTGGTGGTACCGGGCCCTGTGCTCCGCCTTGCTCGCCCGGCACGCCGATTCGCCCACCCGACTCCAGTCCGCGGTCGACTACTGCCATCGAGCCCAACGCGGGCCCACCGGGCTGTTGGAGACGGCCGTGATGACCCAGTGGGCCCGCGCGGGGCGACTGGAGCGCACCTCGGGCCCCGAGCGGGCGCTGAACGAGCACCGGGCGGTACTGGCGCTGTTGTCCGCCGCGGGCATCAAGACCGGTACTGGCCTGCTCCGCAGGGAAGTCGCGCGGCTGGAAGCGGCGGCGCGCTGA
- a CDS encoding DUF6104 family protein encodes MYFTDRGIEELEKRRGQEEVTFEWLAEQLRTFVDLNPDFEVPVERLATWLARLDDDDEDE; translated from the coding sequence TTGTACTTCACCGATCGCGGCATCGAGGAGCTGGAGAAGCGGCGCGGCCAGGAAGAGGTCACCTTCGAGTGGCTGGCCGAACAGTTGCGCACCTTCGTCGACCTCAACCCCGACTTCGAGGTGCCGGTGGAACGGCTGGCCACCTGGCTGGCGCGGCTGGACGACGACGATGAAGACGAGTGA
- a CDS encoding helix-turn-helix transcriptional regulator translates to MPPVFAHGRLRLYLLKLLDESPRHGYEVIRLLEERFHGLYAPSAGTVYPRLAKLEAEGLVTHATEGGRKVYSLTEAGRAELAGRSGELADLELEIRESVSELAAEIRDDVRGAAGKLRSEVRAATSRARTSHTQEKEEWAKTTHEWQEQARRAREDAQRARRQAKEAHEKARDDVQRIAKQVQDQVQDHFARGDWPTGLREGLSELTSQLSGLARNAGMPSAPEDPPTPPPTPSPTPPPTPPAPPAPPAPPRPSSPDEEWLRDTPSTGDPARDLERLLDRFRDDIRDAAKDHGVTEPQLATARRHLSAAAAHIVAALIQKK, encoded by the coding sequence ATGCCTCCCGTATTCGCCCACGGCCGACTGCGCCTGTACTTGCTGAAGCTCCTGGACGAATCGCCCCGCCACGGGTACGAGGTGATCCGCCTGCTGGAGGAGCGCTTCCACGGTCTGTACGCGCCGTCCGCGGGAACGGTCTACCCCAGGCTCGCCAAACTGGAGGCCGAAGGGCTCGTCACCCACGCCACCGAAGGGGGACGCAAGGTCTACTCGCTCACCGAGGCGGGGCGGGCGGAACTGGCGGGGCGCAGCGGCGAACTGGCCGATCTGGAGTTGGAGATCCGGGAGTCCGTGTCCGAACTCGCCGCGGAGATCCGCGACGATGTGCGCGGCGCCGCGGGCAAGCTGCGCAGCGAAGTGCGGGCCGCGACCTCCAGGGCGCGCACCTCGCACACCCAGGAGAAGGAGGAGTGGGCCAAGACAACCCACGAGTGGCAGGAGCAGGCCCGCCGCGCCCGGGAGGACGCCCAACGGGCCCGCCGTCAGGCCAAGGAGGCCCACGAGAAGGCGCGGGACGATGTGCAGCGCATCGCCAAGCAGGTGCAGGACCAGGTGCAGGACCACTTCGCCCGCGGGGACTGGCCGACGGGCCTGCGCGAGGGCCTGTCGGAACTGACCTCCCAGCTGAGTGGGTTGGCGAGGAATGCGGGGATGCCCTCCGCGCCGGAGGATCCACCGACGCCTCCCCCGACTCCCAGTCCCACTCCACCGCCCACACCGCCCGCACCGCCCGCACCGCCCGCACCACCTCGGCCGAGCTCTCCGGACGAGGAGTGGCTGAGGGACACCCCGTCCACGGGCGACCCGGCCCGGGACCTGGAGCGGCTGTTGGACCGCTTCCGTGACGACATCCGCGATGCGGCCAAGGACCACGGCGTGACCGAGCCGCAATTGGCCACCGCCCGTCGGCACTTGTCCGCGGCGGCGGCCCACATCGTGGCCGCGCTCATCCAGAAGAAGTAG
- a CDS encoding zinc-binding dehydrogenase, whose product MFAAYAARIDPDHPLDGLELGEVPAPEDRPGWTTIAVRAASLNHHDLWSLRGVGLPEERLPMVLGCDAAGIDPEGREVVVHSVIGQSGHGVGPDEPRSILTERYPGTFAERVSVPTWNVLPKPKELSFEEAACLPTAWLTAYRMLFTNAGVRPGDSVLVQGAGGGVATAAIVLGKAAGLRMYATSRDEAKRVRALELGAEEAFEPGARLPHRVDAVIETVGAATWSHSVKSLRPGGTLVISGATSGDRPAHAELTRIFFLELKVVGSTMGSKDELQALLNFCAATGVRPVIDDVLPLDRAREGFERMAAGEVFGKVVLKPS is encoded by the coding sequence ATGTTCGCCGCCTACGCCGCTCGCATCGACCCCGACCATCCCCTCGACGGGCTGGAGCTCGGTGAGGTCCCCGCTCCGGAGGACCGGCCCGGCTGGACCACGATCGCCGTCAGAGCCGCCTCGCTCAACCACCACGACCTCTGGTCCCTGCGCGGCGTCGGTCTGCCCGAGGAGCGGCTGCCGATGGTCCTGGGCTGCGATGCCGCGGGGATCGACCCGGAAGGGCGCGAGGTGGTGGTCCACTCCGTCATCGGTCAGAGCGGCCACGGCGTCGGACCCGACGAGCCCCGCTCCATCCTCACCGAGCGCTATCCGGGCACGTTCGCCGAGCGGGTCTCGGTGCCCACCTGGAATGTGCTGCCCAAGCCGAAGGAGCTCTCCTTCGAAGAGGCCGCCTGTCTGCCCACGGCCTGGCTCACCGCGTACCGGATGCTGTTCACCAACGCCGGGGTGCGTCCCGGGGATTCGGTCCTCGTCCAGGGCGCCGGCGGTGGGGTCGCCACCGCGGCCATCGTCCTCGGCAAGGCGGCGGGACTGCGGATGTACGCCACCAGCCGGGACGAGGCCAAGAGGGTCCGGGCTCTTGAACTCGGCGCCGAAGAGGCGTTCGAACCGGGGGCGCGGCTACCGCACCGCGTGGATGCGGTGATCGAGACCGTTGGGGCCGCCACCTGGTCGCATTCGGTCAAGTCCCTGCGGCCCGGGGGCACCCTGGTGATCTCCGGAGCCACCAGCGGGGACCGTCCCGCGCACGCGGAGCTGACCCGCATCTTCTTCCTGGAACTGAAGGTCGTCGGCTCCACGATGGGTTCCAAGGACGAGCTCCAGGCCCTGCTCAACTTCTGTGCTGCGACGGGGGTACGGCCGGTGATCGACGACGTACTGCCGTTGGACCGGGCCCGTGAGGGCTTCGAACGGATGGCGGCGGGCGAGGTGTTCGGCAAGGTGGTGCTCAAGCCGTCCTGA
- a CDS encoding VMAP-C domain-containing protein, whose translation MSPHGHVNASESGSDPVIDALARAATVQLRASDEQGGACWGTGFFVAPGRLLTCAHVLAPHLRGAIDRVFWVAGSEVNGGEPLPARLDAWLLDGPARPEVRVPVEQDLALVRLLDAAVEHECVWLTDRTDYPGGRGVVQGYHPDTADPGSRRAVRWKATVRINGFDDDHGLRFRPEAEFPKGGSGSPVLDAHTGAVVGLLKSRRVGKDGGTAIAATALRRFGARYQQLMADHDRWHGQSPKITGHNWIERQHQLPGSGIHTGGDQWSPRDRREALSQLAAMTAPDGIRPVAALARKARGDIPPPPGQLPPYTWRDGHGLLYEAGQPVAAIAALHYLQLVAEYERLRGGDPTALVGWVAQRLQEVPRIVHTVVTQATLPPALRHVPAPLGQRPAVARYPRVGDGRAVVVVELEPVIDARAPRFYWRIRVDDGHGVDEPLHEEQHGDGVPPERLIQRLRTPLAEIFATVDAPGAPAPLEVALPADRFDTAVHRWQLTEMARLHYPAQVGVRRTVVLRDISRRGDPDERWRQRWEALERAGTPTAHRTPPVRQVPRARHFDALAPSAVPVLCRPVGSGVGRRAIGLALTAGYGIALWHTDGHPEYGCTETCDRFHDGAALLLAQAGDAHELPERLRRLRDDISGSRNSRHWAEGAAMLYDDPGRPLPADEGDPLDSP comes from the coding sequence ATGTCCCCCCACGGTCACGTGAACGCCTCGGAGTCCGGGTCCGACCCCGTCATCGACGCCCTCGCTCGCGCCGCCACCGTCCAGTTGCGCGCCTCGGACGAGCAGGGTGGCGCATGCTGGGGCACCGGGTTCTTCGTCGCCCCCGGTCGGCTCCTCACCTGCGCCCACGTCCTCGCACCCCACCTCAGGGGCGCCATCGACCGGGTCTTCTGGGTCGCCGGCAGCGAGGTCAACGGCGGTGAGCCGCTGCCCGCCCGACTGGACGCCTGGTTACTCGACGGCCCCGCCAGACCCGAGGTGCGGGTGCCCGTCGAACAGGATCTGGCCCTCGTGCGACTGCTGGACGCGGCGGTGGAACACGAGTGCGTATGGCTGACCGACCGCACCGACTACCCCGGCGGTCGCGGCGTCGTCCAGGGCTATCACCCCGACACCGCCGACCCGGGCTCTCGGCGTGCCGTCCGCTGGAAGGCGACCGTACGGATCAACGGCTTCGACGACGACCACGGTCTGCGCTTTCGACCCGAGGCCGAGTTCCCCAAGGGCGGCTCGGGATCGCCCGTCCTCGACGCCCACACCGGAGCGGTCGTCGGCCTGTTGAAGTCGCGGCGCGTCGGCAAGGACGGCGGAACGGCCATCGCGGCCACCGCCCTGCGCCGGTTCGGCGCCCGCTACCAGCAGCTGATGGCCGACCACGACCGCTGGCACGGCCAGTCCCCGAAGATCACCGGGCACAACTGGATCGAGCGTCAACACCAACTCCCCGGCTCCGGAATCCACACCGGCGGCGACCAGTGGAGCCCCCGGGACCGGCGCGAAGCCCTCTCCCAACTCGCCGCCATGACCGCCCCCGACGGCATCAGACCGGTCGCCGCACTCGCCAGGAAGGCCCGCGGCGACATCCCCCCACCACCGGGGCAACTGCCCCCCTACACCTGGCGGGACGGGCACGGACTGCTGTACGAGGCCGGACAGCCGGTCGCCGCCATCGCAGCGCTGCACTACCTCCAACTGGTGGCCGAGTACGAGCGACTGCGCGGCGGTGACCCGACGGCCCTGGTGGGCTGGGTGGCGCAACGACTCCAGGAGGTGCCCCGCATCGTCCACACCGTCGTCACCCAGGCCACGCTGCCGCCCGCACTCCGCCATGTTCCAGCCCCCCTCGGTCAGCGGCCCGCCGTCGCCCGCTATCCCCGCGTCGGGGACGGCCGGGCCGTCGTCGTCGTCGAACTCGAACCCGTCATCGACGCCCGCGCCCCGCGCTTCTACTGGCGCATCCGCGTCGACGACGGCCACGGCGTCGATGAGCCGCTCCACGAGGAGCAACACGGCGACGGCGTACCGCCCGAGCGGTTGATCCAGCGGCTGCGCACCCCCCTCGCGGAGATCTTCGCCACCGTGGACGCGCCCGGTGCACCCGCACCCCTGGAAGTCGCCCTCCCCGCCGACCGCTTCGACACCGCCGTACACCGCTGGCAACTCACCGAAATGGCCCGCTTGCACTATCCCGCGCAGGTCGGCGTGCGGCGGACCGTGGTGCTGCGCGACATATCCCGACGGGGAGATCCCGACGAGCGATGGCGGCAGCGCTGGGAGGCACTGGAGCGCGCCGGCACACCCACGGCCCACCGCACGCCCCCGGTGCGACAGGTGCCCCGGGCCCGGCACTTCGACGCCCTGGCGCCGTCAGCGGTGCCCGTCCTGTGCAGACCCGTGGGCAGCGGCGTCGGACGACGGGCCATCGGCCTGGCGCTCACCGCCGGATACGGCATCGCCCTCTGGCACACCGACGGCCACCCCGAGTACGGCTGCACCGAGACCTGCGACCGCTTCCACGACGGCGCCGCCCTCCTGCTGGCACAGGCGGGTGACGCACATGAACTACCCGAGCGCCTACGACGCCTCAGGGACGACATCAGCGGCTCGCGGAACAGCAGGCACTGGGCCGAGGGTGCGGCCATGCTCTACGACGACCCCGGCCGTCCGCTGCCCGCCGACGAAGGCGACCCGCTGGACTCGCCCTGA